Sequence from the Burkholderia cepacia genome:
GAAAGCCGACCCGACGATGGTCGACCTGCTGCGCTGGCACGGCGCGGAGGAGGTCGAGCACCGCACGGTCGCGTTCGACATCTACCGGCACATGGGCGGCACCTATCCGGAGCGCTGCGTGCACATGGCGTTCGTGATCCTGCTGCTGCTCTACTACATCACGACGGGCGCGAAGTTCATGTACCGGCGCGACCCGGACGCCGGCCGCTACCCGGGTTTCGTGCTCGCGTGGTGGCAAGGCTCGCGGCGCGGGCACCTGCCGTCGTTCTGGAAGGTGATCGGCGCGGCGCTGCGCTATTTCAAGCCCGGCTATACGCCGCACCACGAAGGCTCGACCGAACAGGCGCTCGCCTACCTCGCCCGCTCGCCGGCCGCGCAGGCGGCCGCGCACGGCGGCAACTGGGGCACGACGAAGGGCGCGTGACGCGCGGCGGCGCGCGCGGCCCGCGCCGAAATGCGTACAATCGCGGCTTCAATTTCCCGGAGGTGCCGCGATGGCCATGAAGAAAACCGATCTCGAAAAGAACAAGGCGCTCAAGCTGACGCACGCGATGAAGCAGTCGAGCTCCGCGCGTTTCGGCAAGGGTGCCGAAGACGCCGCCAAGCTCGACCGCCGCGCGCAGCGCAAGCTCGACCAGGAACAAGGCCTCGTGCCGTTCGCATGCAAGCTCAACGCGGAACTCGTCGAACAGCTGAAGGCGCGCGCGTCCACGCACCCGGAAGGGATGACGGGCCTGCTGTCCGAGCTGCTCGTGAACGGCCTCGCGCAACGCGACGCGTGACCCGCGCCTGTCTCGAAAATTTCCGTTGACATTGCCGCGCTGCCACGACAAACTCGTTCGCATGCCTACGTTCAAGCCAATCGCCATCGCGATCAATCACCGAGTGAACGCCCATACGTGGCGATCACCGGAGGCGCTTGTGCATTAGCATCCAGAGCAGCACTGCATGTCACAAGGCCTCGCCGGATTCGGATGAGGCCTTTTTTGTTTGGGTACGCGTCATCCTGTCCGGCTCAACGGATGGAGATGACGATGGACCAAGCAAGCCGGCTGGTTGTTCGTCCCGATCGGTGCCGCACCGATGCGATCGCATTGCCGCGGGTCGTGATGCAGTTCGCGGTCGCGCCGCGCAGGACGCTGACGTGGCGCGCGCCGGACGATGCCGAGATCCGCGTGCACGACGCGACGCTGTGGGTCACGCGGCTGGGCAGCGTCGACGATTACTGGATACGCCCCGGCGACGTGCTGCGCATCCCGCGCGGCGAACGCATCTGGCTGAGCACCGACGGCGCCCGCCCGGCCGAAGCATCGATCACGACCGCGTACGTGAAGCGCGGCGAGCGGCTGCAACGCGCGCTCGCGCAGATGCGGCGCATGCTGCGCGGGCCCTGGCGAAGTCGGGAATGATGCGGCCGTCGTCACGCGCGATCCAACATGAGCGACGTGAGGAAACGTGCGCGCCTGCGGCTCAACCCATCGCAGGTGCGCATCGAATGACGCGGCACGCCGGTGCGTGCCGCGAGCGATCGCGCGCCGCGCGCGACCATCAGGTGCTGGCGGCGAGACGCGGGCCCGTGCCGCGCGGACTGGATTCGATTTCAGGTCGTTGCGACGGCTGCGCGCTCACCCACGGATCGATGCCCTGCTTCTGCACCTCCTCGAGGAATGACACACGTGTGCGCCAGTAATCCGCTTGTAATTTCGCGTCGATGACGCGCTGTTCGGCAGCGAACAGTTCCATGCGCGCCGTCACGAGCATCGACGCTGCGGTTTTTTCCGGCGTGGGGGCGTGTCGCATCGCCCAACGGCTGATCCAGTTCAACATGCTGACCTCCGTGATTACGGACGAACCCGCATCGGGCAATCGCAATCGGCCGCCCGGCGCCCGCGTGCGCAACGGCCGCCGTGCTTTACCACCAGGCGCGCCACGGGCCGCCGACTCCCCGCGTCAACGACCATCGGCCCGGTGCGCATGCGCGGTGTATCTATCCTAGAAAGACTTGCCGGTTTATGCGATGGGGTCTTGCAATCTTTTACACAGAAACCACAGTCCGCATTGCAATACGCGATGACAGTTGCGGACGGGACGGCTTCGGCGCACGATAGCCCGATGCCCGCTCGGCGCTTGACTGACGAATCGATTCACCCGTGCACTCGCGTCGCCACACATGCACACGAGGCGGCGCATGCACAGTTCGCGTGCAGCATGCGCACGCTCCGTTTCGCCCGCACGTCGGCGCCGCTCCCCCCTCGTTTTGTCCCGTTTCGTCCGGTTTCGCCGCCCTTTCCCGTCCGAACCGGTAAAATGCGCGCCTTCCCGCAGCCGGCCCCGCCGACCGCCCGTGCCCGGCCAGCCGCTGATCGCGCCCCGCCACTATATCGTCCGAGCTATCCGCGCTATTACAATCCGCCGATAGCCGGCCAATAGTGGCTGGTTACAGTAAGCCCGCCGCGCCCGGCTGGCTGCGCCGCTACAAAAAATCAACGTAACAAGCAACACGACAACCCGACCGGAGAAACGCCTTCATGGAATCCATCAAGCGGTATTTCGGCTTCGCTGAAGCCGGCACCGACTTCCGCACCGAAATACTCGCGGGCGTCACCACGTTCCTGACGATGGCTTACATCATCTTCGTCAACCCCGCGATCCTCGGCGATGCCGGCATGCCGAAGGAATCCGTGTTCGTCGCGACCTGCCTCGTCGCGGCGCTGGCGTCGATCATCATGGGGCTGTACGCGAACTACCCGATCGCGTGCGCGCC
This genomic interval carries:
- a CDS encoding DUF2917 domain-containing protein → MDQASRLVVRPDRCRTDAIALPRVVMQFAVAPRRTLTWRAPDDAEIRVHDATLWVTRLGSVDDYWIRPGDVLRIPRGERIWLSTDGARPAEASITTAYVKRGERLQRALAQMRRMLRGPWRSRE